A region of Caballeronia insecticola DNA encodes the following proteins:
- a CDS encoding UbiA family prenyltransferase, translating into MSQVNAQLNVPICVDLDGTLTHADLLVESFLVLVKRNPLYLFHCFVWLMRGRAYLKSQIAERVALDVSLLPYDAKLVAYLREETSSGRDLYLCTASNRRLAEQVATHFGFFKGVRASDETRNFSGANKAGALRDEFGERGFDYCGNALVDVPVWKLARMAIVVGNRHIAGAARKVNDTTLVFEQKRSFFRLVLREMRVYQWVKNLLIFLPLLASHRFTDHRAIAAECIAFLAFCFCASSVYLLNDMLDLDADRRHARKCKRPFASGELPLIVGIVMTIALLLASAGLAVLLPVDFIIVLACYFVTTVAYSFALKRILLVDVFVLAALYTARIAGGGAAGGIPLSYWLIMFSVLIFLSLAMVKRYAELDALLQRSGGGEAVGRAYLTQDLGILRSFGTASGYLAVLVLALYMNSADVTLLYRHQQALWFLFGLALFWISRIWMVAFRGQMHDDPIVFAIRDRLSLLVLALCVGTVIAAS; encoded by the coding sequence ATGTCCCAGGTCAACGCCCAGTTGAACGTCCCGATTTGTGTTGATCTGGATGGCACGCTGACTCATGCGGATCTTCTGGTCGAGTCGTTTCTCGTGCTCGTGAAGCGCAATCCGCTCTATCTGTTCCATTGCTTCGTCTGGCTGATGCGCGGACGGGCCTATCTGAAGTCGCAGATTGCCGAGCGCGTCGCGCTGGATGTTTCGCTGCTTCCCTACGATGCGAAGCTGGTCGCGTATCTGCGCGAGGAGACTTCGAGCGGGCGGGATCTGTACCTCTGCACCGCGTCGAACCGGCGTCTCGCGGAACAAGTGGCCACGCATTTCGGCTTCTTCAAGGGCGTGCGCGCGAGCGACGAGACGCGCAACTTCTCCGGGGCGAACAAGGCGGGCGCATTGCGCGACGAGTTCGGCGAGCGGGGCTTCGACTATTGCGGTAACGCGCTCGTCGATGTGCCCGTATGGAAGCTCGCGCGCATGGCGATCGTGGTGGGCAATCGTCACATTGCGGGCGCGGCGAGGAAGGTCAACGACACGACGCTCGTCTTCGAACAGAAGCGCTCGTTCTTTCGCCTCGTGCTGCGCGAAATGCGCGTATACCAGTGGGTGAAAAATCTTCTGATCTTTCTGCCCTTGCTGGCTTCGCACCGGTTCACCGATCACCGCGCGATCGCCGCCGAGTGCATCGCGTTTCTGGCGTTTTGCTTCTGCGCGTCGTCGGTGTACTTGCTGAACGACATGCTCGATCTCGATGCCGACCGGCGTCACGCGCGCAAGTGCAAGCGGCCGTTCGCGTCGGGCGAGTTGCCGTTGATCGTCGGCATCGTCATGACGATCGCGCTTCTGCTCGCCAGTGCCGGGCTCGCCGTGTTGCTGCCTGTCGATTTCATCATCGTGCTCGCGTGCTACTTCGTGACGACCGTCGCGTATTCGTTCGCGCTCAAGCGCATTCTGCTGGTCGACGTCTTCGTGCTTGCCGCGTTGTACACGGCGCGCATTGCCGGGGGCGGCGCGGCGGGTGGTATCCCGCTGTCGTACTGGCTGATCATGTTCTCGGTGCTGATTTTCCTGAGCCTCGCGATGGTCAAACGCTACGCCGAACTCGACGCACTCCTGCAACGCTCCGGCGGCGGCGAAGCCGTGGGACGCGCGTATCTCACGCAGGATCTCGGCATTCTCCGGTCGTTCGGCACGGCATCCGGCTATCTCGCGGTGCTGGTTCTCGCGCTCTATATGAATTCCGCGGACGTGACGCTGCTTTATCGTCATCAGCAGGCGCTGTGGTTTCTCTTCGGCCTGGCGCTCTTCTGGATCAGCCGTATCTGGATGGTCGCTTTCCGCGGGCAGATGCATGACGACCCGATCGTCTTCGCGATCCGGGACCGCCTGAGTCTGCTGGTTCTCGCGCTGTGCGTGGGTACCGTTATCGCCGCTTCCTGA
- a CDS encoding EpsG family protein, whose amino-acid sequence MRKTPGSFDLSRPQSVDRPFFATPAGWAFVLLASYILWFLATSERSIYRLPDQEAYIAYFRYTDWNWLERYFQRRGFSPSLIPRIVTDEIGWRIWILFVNAFGFTPDTAIRITVVLANGLVFLALTRLRRPLTGLLLWIVIPSALCVTGLFQIRQGFAFAIAVLFAIVFRRPVLGLLIASTIHTTVAFPALLLIAARLSGPNNRTAITLVSIAGAMLSMSAQMLFDTFGGRRLGDYAGYQAEFSVNLLVLMLSYSIGSMLLMTSLPYIRALRLRSSMRELALMHFGLVVYLVFAFTLFPFGKDRVFYYISLMLPFFVQEIRVKDGLTLWMLVVLYFMIFAEAFLAYQKGVYAYFLK is encoded by the coding sequence TTGCGCAAGACTCCCGGCTCATTCGACCTGAGCCGCCCGCAAAGCGTTGACCGCCCTTTCTTCGCGACGCCCGCGGGGTGGGCGTTCGTGCTGCTCGCCTCATACATCCTATGGTTTCTCGCGACTTCCGAACGATCGATCTACCGTCTGCCCGATCAGGAAGCGTATATCGCCTACTTCCGCTATACCGACTGGAACTGGCTCGAACGCTATTTCCAGCGGCGCGGATTTAGCCCGAGCCTCATTCCGCGCATCGTCACCGACGAAATCGGCTGGCGAATCTGGATTCTCTTCGTCAATGCTTTCGGGTTCACGCCCGACACGGCCATCCGCATTACGGTCGTGCTCGCCAACGGTCTCGTGTTCCTGGCGCTCACACGCCTGCGCCGTCCGCTGACCGGCTTGCTGTTGTGGATCGTGATTCCGTCGGCGCTGTGCGTGACCGGGCTGTTCCAGATTCGTCAGGGCTTCGCGTTCGCCATTGCGGTGCTCTTTGCCATCGTGTTCAGGCGCCCGGTGCTCGGCTTGCTGATCGCCAGCACCATCCACACGACGGTGGCATTTCCCGCCCTGCTGCTGATCGCCGCGCGACTGAGCGGACCGAACAATCGGACGGCCATTACGCTGGTGAGCATCGCCGGCGCGATGTTGTCGATGAGCGCGCAGATGCTCTTCGATACCTTCGGCGGCCGGCGTCTCGGCGATTACGCGGGCTATCAGGCGGAGTTCTCGGTCAATCTGCTCGTGCTGATGCTGTCCTATTCGATCGGCTCGATGCTCCTGATGACATCGCTTCCGTATATCCGCGCGTTGCGCCTGCGCTCGTCGATGCGCGAGCTTGCGCTCATGCACTTCGGTCTCGTCGTGTATCTCGTGTTTGCGTTCACGCTCTTTCCATTCGGCAAGGACCGCGTGTTCTATTACATTTCGCTGATGCTGCCATTCTTCGTTCAGGAGATACGGGTCAAGGACGGCCTCACGCTCTGGATGCTGGTCGTGCTGTACTTCATGATTTTCGCGGAGGCTTTTCTCGCGTATCAGAAAGGCGTGTACGCCTACTTCCTGAAATGA
- a CDS encoding nucleotidyl transferase AbiEii/AbiGii toxin family protein — protein MNATSPLELLPHRPLAGTIAAMLREVVAAAEATNIAWFVGGASARDIVLTHVHDIQAMRATADVDIGIAIQSWTGHDALRRMLVAAGNFSAPKGSAHRLDYRAPTTGERTWLDIVPFGGVQDARGEIAWPPDQAVRMNVAGFRQALDAALAVRIAPDLIVPVASLPAQAMLKIVAWQDRHAADRKDAIDLLFLMARYAQAGNLDRLYSDAFDLVERHGHDPDIAGAALLGRDTAAIADDAVRAQIVSILRPDDPAPPILTHMLGSRMPVFEADTSETIAALFDAFRRAFQESA, from the coding sequence GTGAACGCTACCTCGCCGCTTGAACTGCTGCCGCATCGGCCGCTCGCCGGAACCATTGCCGCGATGCTGCGGGAAGTCGTCGCCGCCGCGGAGGCGACGAACATCGCGTGGTTCGTCGGCGGCGCGAGCGCGCGCGACATCGTGCTCACGCACGTCCACGACATCCAGGCGATGCGCGCGACCGCCGACGTCGATATCGGCATTGCAATCCAGAGCTGGACCGGACACGACGCCTTGCGGCGCATGCTCGTCGCAGCGGGGAATTTCAGCGCGCCGAAGGGCTCGGCGCATCGGCTGGACTATCGCGCGCCGACGACCGGCGAGCGCACCTGGCTCGATATCGTGCCGTTCGGCGGCGTGCAGGACGCACGCGGCGAGATCGCGTGGCCGCCGGATCAGGCGGTGCGCATGAACGTCGCGGGCTTCCGGCAGGCGCTCGATGCCGCGCTTGCCGTGCGCATCGCGCCGGATCTGATCGTGCCGGTCGCGTCGCTGCCCGCGCAGGCAATGCTCAAGATCGTCGCGTGGCAAGACCGGCACGCGGCCGACCGCAAGGACGCCATCGACCTGCTTTTTCTGATGGCGCGCTATGCGCAGGCGGGCAATCTCGACCGCCTCTATTCCGATGCCTTCGATCTCGTGGAGCGGCACGGCCACGATCCGGACATCGCCGGCGCGGCACTGCTCGGCCGCGACACGGCCGCAATCGCGGATGACGCCGTCCGCGCGCAGATTGTCTCGATCCTGCGCCCGGACGATCCCGCGCCGCCGATCCTGACGCACATGCTCGGCTCGCGCATGCCGGTCTTCGAGGCGGATACGTCGGAGACGATCGCCGCACTCTTCGACGCATTCAGGCGCGCGTTTCAGGAATCCGCATAA
- a CDS encoding 1-aminocyclopropane-1-carboxylate deaminase, which produces MNLQRFPRYPLTFGPTPIQPLKRLSAHLGGKVQLYAKREDCNSGLAFGGNKTRKLEYLIPEALAQGCDTLVSIGGVQSNQTRQVAAVAAHLGMKCVLVQENWVNYSDAVYDRVGNIQMSRMMGADVRLVADGFDIGIRKSWQDAMDSVRAAGGKPFPVPAGCSEHPLGGLGFVGFAEEVRAQEAELGFRFDYIVVCSVTGSTQAGMVVGFAADGRARRVIGIDASAKPEQTHEQILRIAKHTAELVDLGQDITRDDVILDTRFGGPEYGLPNEGTLEAIRLCARLEGVLTDPVYEGKSMDGMIQMVRNGEFPEGSKVLYAHLGGVPALNAYSYLFRNG; this is translated from the coding sequence ATGAACCTGCAACGTTTCCCCCGTTATCCGCTGACCTTCGGACCGACGCCCATTCAGCCGCTCAAGCGCCTCTCGGCGCATCTCGGCGGCAAGGTGCAGCTCTACGCGAAGCGCGAGGACTGCAACAGCGGCCTGGCCTTCGGCGGCAACAAGACGCGCAAGCTCGAATATCTGATTCCCGAGGCGCTCGCGCAGGGCTGCGACACGCTCGTGTCGATCGGCGGCGTGCAGTCGAACCAGACGCGCCAGGTCGCGGCGGTGGCGGCGCATCTCGGCATGAAGTGCGTGCTCGTGCAGGAGAACTGGGTCAATTACTCGGATGCCGTGTACGACCGCGTCGGCAATATCCAGATGTCGCGGATGATGGGCGCGGACGTGCGGCTTGTCGCGGACGGCTTCGATATCGGCATCCGCAAAAGCTGGCAGGACGCGATGGACAGCGTGCGCGCGGCGGGCGGCAAGCCGTTTCCGGTGCCGGCGGGTTGCTCGGAGCATCCGCTGGGCGGGCTGGGCTTCGTCGGCTTCGCGGAGGAAGTGCGCGCGCAGGAAGCGGAACTGGGCTTCAGGTTCGATTACATCGTCGTGTGCTCGGTGACGGGCAGCACGCAGGCGGGCATGGTCGTCGGCTTCGCGGCGGACGGGCGCGCGCGGCGCGTCATCGGCATCGATGCATCGGCCAAGCCCGAGCAGACGCACGAGCAGATTCTGCGCATCGCGAAGCACACGGCGGAACTCGTCGATCTCGGTCAGGACATCACGCGCGATGACGTGATCCTCGATACGCGCTTCGGCGGTCCCGAATACGGCTTGCCGAACGAAGGCACGCTCGAGGCGATCCGTCTGTGCGCGCGGCTCGAAGGCGTGCTGACCGATCCCGTCTACGAGGGCAAGTCGATGGACGGCATGATCCAGATGGTGCGCAACGGCGAATTTCCCGAGGGCTCGAAGGTGCTCTACGCGCATCTCGGCGGCGTGCCCGCGCTCAACGCGTACAGCTATCTGTTCCGCAACGGCTGA
- a CDS encoding Lrp/AsnC family transcriptional regulator: MKKTAPSRNPQQAGVQTDRVDRAILRQLQRDASISNVALAEKVNLSAPACLRRVERLREAGLIRRTVALLDPKALDAGMLVLIGVILDRSTPDSFDAFEKAAQKVPGCMECHVVTGEFDFFMLIRTRDSESFNRLHAEKLLYLPGVRQIRTFVVLREVLSTTAFPIGETAGTRSA; the protein is encoded by the coding sequence ATGAAAAAAACCGCACCGAGTCGAAACCCGCAACAGGCGGGCGTGCAGACCGATCGCGTCGATCGCGCGATTCTGCGTCAGTTGCAGCGCGATGCATCGATCTCTAATGTCGCGCTCGCCGAGAAGGTCAATCTGAGCGCGCCCGCGTGTCTGCGGCGCGTCGAGCGGCTGCGCGAGGCGGGCTTAATCCGCAGGACTGTCGCCCTCCTCGATCCGAAAGCACTCGACGCAGGCATGCTCGTGCTGATCGGCGTGATCCTCGACCGCTCCACGCCCGATTCCTTCGATGCCTTCGAGAAAGCCGCGCAGAAAGTGCCCGGCTGCATGGAGTGTCACGTGGTGACGGGCGAGTTCGACTTCTTCATGCTGATCCGCACGCGCGACAGCGAGAGCTTCAACCGTCTGCACGCCGAGAAGCTGCTTTATCTGCCCGGCGTCCGGCAGATTCGCACCTTCGTCGTCTTGCGCGAAGTTCTCTCGACGACGGCGTTTCCCATCGGCGAAACGGCCGGAACGCGCTCGGCCTGA
- the ppnP gene encoding pyrimidine/purine nucleoside phosphorylase, translated as MTAATQFDQVSVIKRANVYFDGKCVSHTVLFADGSRKTLGVILPGTLNFGTDAPELMEVQAGQCRIRLAGSDEWKTYSAGESFSVPGKSRFDIDVIETLDYVCSYL; from the coding sequence ATGACGGCCGCAACGCAATTCGATCAGGTTTCCGTTATCAAACGCGCCAACGTCTATTTCGACGGCAAGTGCGTGTCGCACACCGTGCTCTTCGCCGACGGCTCGCGCAAGACGCTCGGCGTGATCCTGCCGGGCACGCTCAACTTCGGCACCGATGCACCCGAACTCATGGAAGTGCAGGCCGGGCAATGCCGCATCCGGCTCGCGGGCAGCGACGAATGGAAAACGTATAGCGCGGGCGAATCGTTTTCGGTGCCGGGCAAGAGCCGCTTCGATATCGATGTGATCGAAACGCTCGACTACGTTTGCAGTTATCTTTGA
- a CDS encoding type IV toxin-antitoxin system AbiEi family antitoxin, which yields MPPADHHIEQMVETAAAAFSDATGLTARRTKAPARSVYDAAIEFRFGTARVKRPVIVRDIVDRVGALSAIASASHEHSVKPALVTTYLSPNMIRACREMNVDALDLAGNASLVEGTSIVIVSGRPRVAASKAPRSRTWTKSTLRVTLALLVTPALLERGYRDIAQIAGVSHGTVQNAVRALIDHRDVFERPDGRGLQFADRERLIDEWVTLYPRQLRESLVLGRYRADSNDWWRDVSALPGQCQFGGEPAAAILTEYLKPATVTAYCADAVPREWIMQARLRPDPAGNVEFLRAPVKLMPVDGLPPNVVAPLLVYADLVASGDPRNLETARMLRERYLAA from the coding sequence ATGCCGCCCGCCGATCACCATATCGAGCAAATGGTCGAAACCGCCGCCGCTGCCTTCAGCGACGCGACCGGCCTCACCGCGCGCCGCACGAAGGCGCCCGCGCGCAGCGTCTATGACGCCGCCATCGAATTTCGCTTCGGCACCGCGCGCGTCAAGCGGCCCGTGATCGTGCGGGACATCGTCGACAGAGTCGGCGCGCTGTCGGCCATTGCGTCGGCGTCGCACGAGCACAGCGTCAAGCCTGCGCTCGTCACCACTTATCTGTCGCCCAACATGATCCGCGCTTGCCGCGAGATGAACGTCGATGCGCTCGATCTGGCGGGCAACGCGAGTCTCGTCGAGGGCACTAGCATCGTGATCGTCTCGGGGCGTCCGCGCGTGGCCGCCAGCAAGGCGCCGCGTTCGCGAACGTGGACCAAATCGACATTACGCGTCACGCTCGCGCTGCTCGTCACGCCGGCGCTGCTGGAGCGCGGCTATCGCGACATCGCACAGATTGCGGGCGTGAGTCACGGCACCGTGCAGAACGCCGTGCGCGCGCTCATCGATCACCGCGACGTCTTCGAGCGTCCCGACGGCCGCGGCCTTCAGTTCGCCGACCGCGAACGGCTGATCGACGAATGGGTCACGCTGTATCCGCGGCAATTGCGCGAATCGCTCGTGCTGGGACGCTATCGCGCCGATTCGAACGACTGGTGGCGCGACGTTTCCGCCCTTCCCGGTCAGTGCCAGTTCGGCGGCGAACCGGCTGCTGCAATCCTCACGGAATATCTCAAGCCGGCCACGGTCACCGCCTATTGCGCCGACGCCGTGCCGCGCGAATGGATCATGCAGGCACGGCTGCGGCCCGACCCTGCGGGCAACGTCGAGTTCCTGCGCGCGCCGGTGAAACTCATGCCTGTCGATGGCCTGCCGCCGAACGTCGTCGCGCCGCTGCTCGTTTATGCCGATCTCGTCGCAAGCGGCGACCCGCGCAATCTCGAAACCGCCAGGATGCTGCGTGAACGCTACCTCGCCGCTTGA
- a CDS encoding Crp/Fnr family transcriptional regulator, with translation MLTLQSDLHGNHLLGALPAQEWQAIAPHLELVQLRTEQLLCDSGQRIHHVYFPTTAIISLLHTMEDGGSVEVAAVGREGMSGVPVLTGGDTMPTRVQVQCAGFAYRMSAGALREHFGRSDFLRRIMLLYMQALLTQVAQTAACNRHHSLSKQLCRWLLIQTDRTPSDQLRVTQQMIADMLGVRREGVTEAAGKLHDAGLIHHSRGCIKVLDRAGLEERACECYGIVKREFDRMLPRRQVEAVV, from the coding sequence ATGTTGACTCTCCAATCCGACCTGCACGGCAACCATCTGTTGGGCGCGCTTCCGGCGCAAGAATGGCAGGCCATCGCGCCGCATCTCGAACTGGTCCAACTGCGCACCGAGCAACTGCTCTGCGATTCCGGCCAACGCATCCATCACGTGTATTTCCCGACCACGGCAATCATCTCGCTGCTGCATACGATGGAAGACGGCGGCTCGGTCGAGGTCGCGGCGGTCGGTCGCGAAGGCATGTCGGGCGTGCCTGTGCTGACGGGCGGCGACACCATGCCGACGCGCGTACAGGTCCAGTGCGCGGGCTTCGCTTATCGGATGAGCGCGGGCGCGCTGCGCGAGCACTTCGGCCGCTCGGACTTCCTGCGCCGCATCATGCTGCTGTACATGCAAGCCCTCCTCACGCAGGTCGCGCAGACGGCCGCTTGCAATCGGCATCATTCGCTCTCGAAGCAACTGTGCCGCTGGCTGCTGATTCAGACGGACCGCACGCCGTCGGATCAACTGCGTGTCACGCAACAGATGATCGCCGACATGCTCGGTGTACGTCGCGAAGGTGTGACCGAAGCCGCCGGCAAGTTGCACGACGCGGGCCTGATTCATCACAGCCGCGGCTGCATCAAGGTGCTGGATCGCGCGGGTCTGGAAGAGCGCGCCTGCGAGTGCTACGGCATCGTCAAGCGCGAGTTCGACCGCATGTTGCCGCGCCGTCAGGTCGAAGCCGTCGTATAA
- a CDS encoding penicillin-binding protein 1A: MLGAPRFVVTASDFKAWAKAVLARLAVRLRPHLRPRTLLLLPALFVLYVLVLIPFTPGIRDIRRAKVDRPAQIYSADGKLLAEFKPTHREWVSLKEISPQVVDALIATEDRRFYQHHGIDFKRTASAALHTLKGDKQGGSTLTQQLARNLYPEEIGRSQTVTRKLKEAITAFKIEALYSKDEILETYLNTVPFLYNAYGIEMAARTYFDKSAGQLDVLQSATLIGMLKGNSYYNPVINPERALDRRNIVLGQMVKFGHLPAAKLDALEKRPLRIDFERQTEEPGRAPHFAQQLRKWLIGWADDNDYNIYSDGLIVRTTIDSRLQTMATNSLAWQGNQLQSIANAAWGGRGGCANADANLAHAFIRETGDYRAARDGGMNDADAIKKLGADRAFMQTLCENKTRVQAAFVALDPRNGQIKAWVGSRDFTQDPFDHVAQARRQPGSTFKPFVYGAAFEHGAKPTDTFIDQAVEIPVKGAETWRPTDDSPPSGRPVSLRDGIAYSKNRITAQLMESVGPGRVARLARDMGVRESHLDVVPSLALGTSPVTLKEMVSSYGTIANDGSYMEPLLVTRIENKEGEVLAQFESAPERALSVDATRTLVDVMRDVINRGTGTAIRTRFNIRADVAGKTGTTQDNADGWFILMHPQLVAGAWVGFNDSRVTLRSDYWGQGAHSALPIIGDFMQRSLRSRLIDANARFDTQETPSLWHTMVTRVRTWFAQTFTKEPKPTATKQTSAQKPVRVKRAPAEPVAEVTEAPEAPGAQPQPPLFTTMPPILPSPADDTASDAPASQTQQ, translated from the coding sequence ATGCTCGGGGCACCCCGTTTCGTTGTGACTGCGTCCGATTTCAAAGCCTGGGCCAAGGCCGTTCTGGCTCGCCTCGCGGTGCGGCTGCGCCCGCATCTGCGGCCCCGCACGCTGCTTCTTCTGCCGGCGCTTTTCGTGCTCTACGTGCTGGTGCTGATTCCGTTCACGCCCGGCATCCGCGATATTCGCCGCGCGAAAGTCGATCGGCCCGCGCAAATCTATTCCGCCGACGGCAAGCTGCTCGCCGAATTCAAGCCGACGCATCGCGAATGGGTGAGCCTCAAGGAAATCTCGCCGCAAGTGGTCGATGCGCTGATCGCGACGGAAGACCGGCGCTTCTATCAGCATCACGGCATCGATTTCAAACGCACGGCATCGGCGGCGCTGCATACGCTCAAGGGCGACAAGCAAGGCGGCTCCACGCTCACGCAGCAACTCGCGCGCAATCTCTATCCGGAGGAAATCGGCCGCTCGCAGACCGTTACGCGCAAGCTGAAGGAAGCCATCACCGCGTTCAAGATCGAAGCGCTTTATTCGAAGGATGAGATCCTCGAAACCTATCTGAACACGGTGCCGTTTCTCTACAACGCGTACGGCATCGAAATGGCGGCGCGCACTTACTTCGACAAATCCGCGGGCCAGCTCGACGTGCTTCAGAGCGCGACGCTCATCGGCATGTTGAAGGGCAATAGCTATTACAACCCGGTGATCAATCCCGAGCGCGCGCTGGACCGGCGCAATATCGTGCTCGGGCAGATGGTGAAGTTCGGCCATCTGCCGGCGGCGAAGCTCGACGCGCTCGAAAAACGTCCGCTGCGCATCGACTTCGAGCGGCAGACCGAAGAGCCCGGACGCGCGCCGCATTTCGCGCAGCAATTGCGCAAGTGGCTCATCGGCTGGGCCGACGACAACGACTACAACATCTATTCCGATGGCCTTATCGTGCGCACGACCATCGACTCGCGCTTGCAGACCATGGCGACGAATTCGCTCGCGTGGCAGGGCAACCAGTTGCAGTCGATCGCCAATGCGGCGTGGGGCGGACGCGGCGGCTGCGCGAACGCGGATGCGAATCTCGCGCATGCGTTCATCCGCGAGACGGGCGACTATCGCGCGGCGCGCGATGGCGGCATGAACGACGCCGACGCCATCAAAAAGCTCGGCGCGGACCGCGCGTTCATGCAGACGCTGTGCGAGAACAAGACGCGCGTGCAGGCCGCGTTCGTCGCGCTCGATCCGCGCAACGGCCAGATCAAGGCATGGGTCGGCAGTCGCGACTTCACGCAGGATCCGTTCGATCACGTCGCGCAGGCGCGCCGCCAGCCCGGCTCGACCTTCAAGCCGTTCGTCTACGGCGCGGCGTTCGAACACGGCGCGAAGCCGACCGACACGTTCATCGATCAGGCCGTGGAAATTCCGGTGAAAGGCGCGGAAACGTGGCGCCCGACCGACGACTCGCCGCCGTCCGGCCGCCCGGTGAGCCTGCGCGACGGCATCGCGTATTCGAAGAACCGCATCACCGCGCAATTGATGGAATCGGTCGGACCGGGGCGCGTGGCGCGGCTCGCGCGCGACATGGGCGTGCGCGAAAGCCATCTGGATGTGGTGCCGTCGCTCGCGCTCGGCACCAGTCCCGTCACGCTGAAGGAGATGGTGTCGTCGTACGGCACCATCGCCAATGACGGCAGCTACATGGAGCCGCTGCTCGTCACGCGTATCGAGAACAAGGAAGGCGAAGTGCTCGCGCAGTTCGAGAGCGCGCCGGAGCGCGCGTTGTCGGTGGATGCGACGCGCACGCTCGTCGACGTGATGCGTGACGTGATCAATCGCGGCACCGGCACGGCGATCCGCACGCGCTTCAACATTCGCGCGGACGTCGCGGGCAAGACCGGCACGACGCAGGACAACGCGGACGGCTGGTTCATCCTGATGCATCCGCAACTGGTGGCGGGCGCGTGGGTCGGCTTCAACGACAGCCGCGTCACGCTGCGCAGCGATTACTGGGGACAAGGCGCGCACAGCGCGTTGCCGATCATCGGCGACTTCATGCAGCGCTCGTTGCGTTCGCGTCTGATCGACGCGAACGCGCGCTTCGACACGCAGGAGACGCCAAGCCTGTGGCACACGATGGTGACGCGCGTGCGCACGTGGTTCGCGCAGACCTTCACGAAGGAACCGAAGCCGACCGCGACGAAGCAAACGTCGGCGCAAAAACCCGTGCGCGTGAAGCGCGCGCCGGCCGAACCGGTGGCCGAAGTGACCGAAGCGCCTGAAGCACCTGGAGCACAGCCTCAGCCGCCCCTATTCACGACGATGCCGCCGATCCTCCCGTCTCCCGCCGACGATACGGCCAGCGACGCGCCCGCGAGCCAGACGCAGCAATAA
- a CDS encoding DMT family transporter, with amino-acid sequence MPFFLVFLSGTCSALASLLLRFAGRLPVLPTDLLIAGLAAKPLGLRLAAIGAYGAGFAFYALALKQVELSIAYPMMVAITLVEILLFDAALGGGLSMRTMTGALLLLASVMVLYMPGTGVVRS; translated from the coding sequence ATGCCTTTTTTTCTCGTATTCCTGAGCGGGACATGCAGCGCCCTCGCGAGTCTCTTGCTGCGTTTCGCGGGGCGTCTGCCCGTCTTGCCGACTGATCTCCTCATTGCGGGCCTCGCGGCCAAGCCGCTCGGCTTGCGGCTTGCCGCAATCGGCGCCTATGGTGCCGGCTTTGCCTTCTATGCGCTCGCGTTGAAGCAGGTCGAACTGAGCATCGCCTATCCGATGATGGTCGCCATCACGCTGGTCGAGATTCTTCTGTTCGACGCTGCGCTCGGCGGCGGCCTCTCGATGCGCACCATGACCGGCGCGTTGCTGCTCCTCGCGAGCGTCATGGTGTTGTACATGCCGGGAACCGGGGTCGTACGTTCGTAG